Genomic DNA from Setaria italica strain Yugu1 chromosome V, Setaria_italica_v2.0, whole genome shotgun sequence:
GAGCCAGTGTGGAGACAACCATGACAAGCTAGCTAAGTACAAGACAAAGAAGGACAAAAGGGTGAAACGAGTACAACAACATAAAAAAGCTATGAGGAGGGTTTCAACCTACATAGCGTATATGATGCTTAAGTGGCAAGATAGGCCTTACATATGGGTGCCCTACAACTTCCAGTGAGTCTAAATTTCTACCATTTGTTATAATATATACACTTGCTCCTTCATACCTGAAAAAATcttatataatatttttgcagGGGACACTGGATTGCTTTTATGATACAACTAAAGAATGGAGTTGTGACCGTATTTGACTCATTAGATTATGACCAGAGCACCTACAAAGAATTCATATTCATCCTACAAAAGTTAGTGAATTTCTTGTTGTGTACACTTACATTGTACAAATTatcccccccctccccccaagattacatataaactaacttctcatttttttcaaaacaggACTTACCAGCACTACATTACAATGGAGGGATTCGTAACCCTGAGAGACCAAAAGAAACGGTTGTACGCACAAACTTTCCATGCCACAAGCGACCGTCTAGTTCTGTACATTGCAGGTATTATATGTGCGAGCCCATCAGGCTGATCCCGACCGTGTAAGGGGCTACCTTTCATATATagggatgtatatatatatgtacattgCATTCTTTACCTATCTAACACTTGCTTAATTTTTCCGTGGATTTTAATTGCAGATTAGGCCTCGACTACATGGTTCGTGCATGAGCAACAACTTCTAAATATAGGCATTGATTTATGTCGTTTCATTTTGCGTGAAGTGGTAAACCCGATGGGTACCTATTATCACCCAAAACACAAATTAGCACAAGAAGATAAATACGTTAGCCTCCGTGAGTGGGAGAATAAAGAGTACCGCCAAAGCTAGGCTTCCTGAGTGgcagaaaaatataaaattgtGCACTCTAATGATGGATATATATGCTTCTAATTCCTTAATTTCGTGTGCTTAAATTGAATTTATGTAACATATATTCTATATCGATAACTATAGCTTCTTCAATTCGGTCGCACACTAGACTGTTAAAGTGAAATTAGCAGAAACTAAAAGTTTTAAAAACTGGTGGGAAACAGTTTcagcaaattcaaatttcaatcgCTGAATTTTGGTGGGAACGATATTTCCAGAGGCGGGTGATGGCGTCATCCGCCCCTGAAGACACCATTACCAggcatcacccgcccctggaaacgGATCTATAGGGGGTGGGTCTTTTACCCACTCCTGCAAacagctatttgtagctgcgaaagCTAAGAGTGGGTGGCACACTCAACCCTGCAAATACCATTTAAACCGCCCTGAAAACCGTTTTTTTAAGTAGTGAGGCAAAGTGCACATATTGTAGATGGTGGGGGTGTGAACTGctccctctattccaaattgtaaggtatttttatatttttaggtatatagcttttgctatgcaccaagatatatattatatctataTACACATAGTAAAATTAATATATCTAGAAATATCAAAACAGGGGTTATTATATAGAACCATTATAACGTACGGTAGGCGGCCCAAATTCGAATTATGTGTTTTAAGGGCCACCTCGGCACTTTGCTGGTTCACGTGATTTGTTGGGAGCCCTCCTATACAACATGAGACCCGCGCTCTAGCCTGTCACACAATGCTCATGATGTATCTAAGGAATGTACTATATTCCTAGTATAcaataataaagaagaaaaaatatgctTAACTATCTGCTTGTCAACCCTCGTTATATTTGTATGGCATTAAATGCTTGCCAAAATATCACTTTTATTGCTGATTTACCCGTCACGATATATTCGTTTAGGCTCCTACCACTCGCTTCTATATAAGCAAGATCCTCCCCCTCCATTCTCCTCATCACCAAAGCAATCATTTCACTTCCATTCGTAGAATTCCATAGACTTGAAGCTAAGTTTGCTCGCTAGCAGGCTCTTGCTTCTTAAGCTAGCACGCTAAGCCAATGGCACGCAAGAAGGTGAACCTCCagtggatctccaacaactccacCCGGCGTGTGACGCACAAGAAACGCTGCCAGAGCTTGATGAAGAAGACGAGCGAGCTCACCACGCTCTGCGGTGTCAAGGCGTGCGTGGTGGCGTACGGGGAGGGCCAGGCCCAGCCGGAGGTGTGGCCCTCTCCATCGGAGGCCAGGCGTGTCCTGAAGAAGTTCAAGGCCATGCCGGAGATCGGCAGGTTCAAAAAGATGCAGAGCCAGGAGGATTTCCTCCAGGGCCGCATCTCCAAGCTCCGTGACCAGGTATGCAAGCTGGATCTCGAGAACCAGGAGCACGAGACCTCACGGCTCCTCCATGAGAGCATGGATGGGCGCCGTCCTGGCCTCGCCGGCACCGACATCGAGGAGCTTACCAACCTCAGGCAGATGGTGGAGACGAAGATGGCCAGAGTCAAAGAACTACTCCAAGAACAGGTCGTTAGGCATGGAGATTTCCCAAAGCATCCAGGCTCATCGTCCTCATCCCACCAGCTACAAGCTTCCTACACCGAGATGATGCAGCAGGGCTGGCCCATCAACTTGGCCCCAGCCCAAGGGGAGGAGCTTGGTGACGTGGTTTGCAATGCCTTTGCTAGTACCAGCAAAGATTGTGCTGGGCCCAGTGGCAACGGAGGTGACATGACCCAGCCTTACAATCCGGGTTGTTGCTCAGGTTTCCCATGGGGACAGGATATTTTTTCTCCCATGGAGTGAGAAGGATGCTTCAGGCTTGGACCCCAACTGTTCAAGCATATGGCCAGTTCTATATATGTCTAGGTCATGTTATGGTTTTTGTTTTGTCCGGGCTGTGGCTAGTAAGGGTCATGTATCGTTGTCGTGTCATGTCTTAGAATTGCTCTTGGTCTAGTGCTCCGTTAGAGCATAGTGGTTTAAGTTGTACTTCATAGTGTGTTGCTTAGCAATTTTGTGTTCAACAATGTGGATGGCTTAGCATGCATCCTTATATCCCTTTTGGTTAATTAGATCAATATTATTGCTGGCCAGCTCTTTTGTGTGGTGTTGCTTCTTTGCAATAATAATATCTAGGATAGATCACGAGTTTATATTGGAAATGTGTGATGTCCTGAAGAACTTCCGATGATGAGCACAATCTTTTCTGGTGCTGGCAAATCTAGCCTTCTATGATGAAAACCTCCATGACGAGAAGATAAAATGTCGTAGATAATGAAACATAAGTGATGTCGTAGATAATGAAACATAAGTGACAATTTTACGGGTACGTCACAACAGACTAGGCTAAAAATTGTTGGCAGTTGCTTTGGGGATGATTTTTAGCTTTTTTGTCACAAAATGCACAATAATATGACAATTATTGACGCTTGTCATAAAAGTTAGTCATTTATAAATGATGTTGCCAACAAGATTAGTTACAAAATCTTTTGATCGGCTTTCTAAATTTAAGCTGTTAAGAAAGTTTGAGTTCCTTTTGTGCTTGCCTAGTTGATGGCCCAACAAATTTTAAGTTCCATGATTATCGTTTGCTTGATGATTAACCACGGTATGCTGCCTAAATTGGTTTTATCATTGAGTCTACAAATCGATAGTGCAGGCTTGAAGCTATAGACTTACAAATATATTAAACGTCTTCATTCTTCAATGAGATATAGTTATCTAGCTATATAAGGCGTCTTATTAGTTATCTAGCTGTATAAGGGTTCGTACTAGGACTGCATGGGAATGGTCGTTACCGGAAAATTCAACTCATATATGTAACTGGACAAGGGTCGTACCTATAGCATTTTACTATAATCAACTGGCGCTGCGACATATGGGCTGGTGAGGATTTGAGTATTACGATTGAGAAGTTACTGTGACACTAAACGCACCCTTAATCACtaactactccctccctcccaaatTGTatatcattttaacttttctaagtgCATAGATATTTGACTAATCAGCGCGGGCCAGCAACTCTTCCAGCCATCGATTTTTGACCAACCCTCTCCTTACCCCAAACTTTCCATTTTCAGAAACATCTGATTCCCGCAAAATTTCATTTTTGGAATAGCATAACTTATACATATAACTTCTATGCATAATTTTATATTAATATCTTTTTGTAAGATAACTTTTTAGCACAACTTTAATACATGAAGAATTTATACGTACAATTTTCAActttaaatttttatttttagaaagttATAACGTATACACATGATTTATATGTAAAGTTGTAACGTATACACACGATTTATACGTATAACTTTTTTTCTAACAACTTATGTGATAAAATTTGTAACACATGCAGTTTCATGATATACACAACTTATACGCATAACGTTAATCGTAAAttttatgaaaatgttattaaACAACTTATGCATATAATTTATACGCATAACAATATTTACTCAGTACAAATTGcattgaaaaaaaattgaaagggaaaaaaaaggaaaagagaaaaaaaaaaccggaCACTGGATACAcacggggcggcggcagcagctcggTGGACCCTCGGCCGCTCGCTCACGAGTCAACTCAACATTACGACAAACATATATGaatataaaaaaatcaaaacaacctacaatctaaaacggagggagtacacgaACGCTTAGAGCCTATTTGGcaacaaggtgttaaagtttaacacccgtcacatcggatgtttggatgctaattatgagtattaaacataggctaattataaaactaattgcacaaatagagtctaattcacgagacgaatctattaagcctaattagtccatgatttgacaatgtggtgctacagtaaccatttgctaatgatggattaattaggcttaatagattcgtctcgcgaattagcacagggttctgcaattagttttataattagctcatgtttagttcttctaattagtatcgaacatccgatatgatactgttaaagtttaacaccttgtatccaaacaccccctgtaATCTAATCAATCACGATTCGCTAGATGCGAAAGGAAGATAAAATAGTCTTTGTTCTCGTAACCGTGTTCTGTTTCAATCGGCAAAACGCGCCCCAGAATGATGTACTTTCACTAGTAGCATTCACTTTACATTTAAGCAGCTTATATTTCAGTATTTTCGCTCGGCCTTTAGCTGAACTGAAAGATGCAGAGAAGCCAGGCAACATTTTCCCAGCAGAGGGCCCCTCCAAACCCATCAACCATTCCTACCCATCAGTGTCAGTTTGCACGATCTGTTCGTCCTGGAACACGCATACCCTCTGTGCAAACAAATCCTCAGAAAATTGAAAAACTGAATCAAGATTGCCAAAAATTAGTCTTCCCAACATCATTCTATGTATTCCTATCTCCTTTTGCTCCTCATTTTACTCTTCCCTTCAAACTTCCTAGACCCTCCTCTAGCCTTCCCTTTCTGCTTGAGTTTCTTCTGCACTTTGCTAcccctctccttccccttgTCCAAGTCACTCGCTTTCCCGTCAGAGGCTTCGCCATCAGAGTCTCCAAAACCAGTGAGCTTCTCATACTCGTCTTCATCAATGTCTCCGCGCTTCAGCTTCTTCAAGAGCCGGTACTCATGCGCCAGCTCATCCAGGTCCTCCTTTGTTTGGACTGACTGCCGCTGCTTGCCTGTCTTCTTTCGCTTTGGTTTCTCAGGCTTCTCCCGAGCTCTTCTCTTCTCTGGCTTTGGGTTCTGAGCTTCCTCTTCTGCTTTCCTTTTCAATGCCTTCTTGCGTTGCTTTTCTCGAACTTTATCCCTGCAAGTGAAGCACGATAATCAGGGCAACCCCAATGTGAAGTAGAACCAAATGGTACCATCTTTCAACTATAGGAAACAAAATGCTGATTCTCTTAGGCTCAGTGTATCAATGGAAATAAAACAGCCTCAATATTTACACTTGAAATCACAAAACACTGGTGCTGG
This window encodes:
- the LOC101774631 gene encoding agamous-like MADS-box protein AGL80, which translates into the protein MARKKVNLQWISNNSTRRVTHKKRCQSLMKKTSELTTLCGVKACVVAYGEGQAQPEVWPSPSEARRVLKKFKAMPEIGRFKKMQSQEDFLQGRISKLRDQVCKLDLENQEHETSRLLHESMDGRRPGLAGTDIEELTNLRQMVETKMARVKELLQEQVVRHGDFPKHPGSSSSSHQLQASYTEMMQQGWPINLAPAQGEELGDVVCNAFASTSKDCAGPSGNGGDMTQPYNPGCCSGFPWGQDIFSPME